From one Ictalurus punctatus breed USDA103 chromosome 20, Coco_2.0, whole genome shotgun sequence genomic stretch:
- the LOC108261562 gene encoding polymeric immunoglobulin receptor: MSCFFIFILFTSSVGSQASRQFSFKTGASVTIPCRYDRTYIQHKKYWCFDASAAFNYCKIQAYANETQGKVTVTDNPAESLFTVTMNNLQPENTGMYWCAVEIGGIFDPDVKEQLHITVKSDPDLSVMESRVSGEEGGSVTVQCNYSAAYRNKQKQWCRFIDSRCNNMGRTATSHNSAVNLSDDGRGSFSVQMSGLKKSDAGWYWCSAGDLQVPVHISVGDPPPGIITYTDLYFNK; the protein is encoded by the exons ATGAgctgctttttcatttttattctctTCACTTCCA GTGTTGGCAGTCAGGCATCGAGGCAGTTTAGTTTTAAAACTGGAGCATCTGTCACCATCCCGTGTCGTTATGATAGGACATATATACAACATAAGAAATACTGGTGCTTTGACGCTTCTGCAGCATTCAATTACTGCAAAATTCAGGCGTATGCCAATGAGACACAGGGGAAAGTGACAGTGACTGATAACCCAGCTGAGAGTCTCTTTACTGTGACTATGAATAATCTCCAGCCAGAAAACACTGGAATGTACTGGTGTGCTGTAGAGATAGGTGGAATATTCGATCCAGATGTTAAAGAACAACTTCATATCACAGTGAAATCAG ATCCTGATCTGTCTGTGATGGAGAGCAGAGTGAGTGGTGAGGAAGGAGGCAGCGTCACAGTCCAGTGTAACTACAGCGCTGCGTATCGGAATAAACAGAAGCAGTGGTGCAGATTTATAGACAGCCGCTGCAACAATATGGGGAGGACTGCCACATCCCATAATTCAGCAGTGAACCTCAGTGATGATGGGAGAGGATCCTTCAGTGTGCAGATGAGTGGACTGAAGAAGAGTGATGCTGGCTGGTACTGGTGCAGTGCAGGAGATCTGCAGGTTCCTGTTCACATCAGTGTCGGTGATCCACCTCCAGGTATTATCACATACACTGACCTCTACTTTAACAAATGA